The Xenopus laevis strain J_2021 chromosome 4L, Xenopus_laevis_v10.1, whole genome shotgun sequence genomic sequence CCATCTGGGGCATAAACTTCCTTGTCAAAAACTAGGttttctttaaacagagaacccCTCCTTTGTCCAACAGATTGAGTGTTGGTATGTCCCAGTCTTTGAGGAACAACACCTGAAGATTTGTGAACAGTTCCTACTGTGCTTTCATTAGCCTCTGTATGGATGCCATAAGATGAGCCTTGCTCCTCATTGTTGGAGACAAATTCTTCCATCGCTGTGGGATTCTCAGAGATACTCAGTCTCTTAATATTATTTACTGCACTCATGTTATCTTCTGTAGAGCTGGACTCAGACTCTGGTCTAGGGATAGATGAAGACCCCATCTTTGCCCCCCTGCTGTTAACACCATCCATGAAGTCATTTATACGATTCTGTAGAGTCATAGATGAGCCAGATGCCATCACTGGCCCTGCTGTCATAGGCTCTGGCTTTTTAACTGTGCTAAAAACAGAAAAAGGGATAATATATGTTTTTACTAAGTAATCAAAGTTTACCTTTTACTGGAACTGTCTATTACCTAGTTGAGGATTACGTAGggatatttatacaggtatgggacctgttatccagaatgctcggacctggggttttccggataatggatctttcaataatttggatcttcatgccttaattctactagaaattcatttaaacttaaataaacccaatagtctggttttgcttcaaataaggattaattatatcttagctgggatcaattacaagctactgttttattattacagagaaaaaggaaatcatttttaagaaattggattatttggataaaatagagtccataattcggagcattttggatatcgggtttccggataagggatcctatacctgtataccaaaCTTCCATAAGGTCATTATATTgcactgtaatatttttttcgTCTTCAGTGTAACAGACATATTTGACCGCTTTGCAAAAGAAGCTATTAGAGCAGGGAAAACCTGGGCCTTCCTAAAATTATTAAATGCATTACAATCAGTCATGTCATGTCTAGCCTGAAATTGACTGGAATTAGTTTGTGGAGCGCTGAATCTAAAATTTGGCTTGATTAACCTCCATTTATGTATGGGTTTACTTATTATCCCAATCATGGATGGTGATTATACTCATCCTATATTCATCATTATTTGTAATATGTTCACTGCCACTGTGGGCTAcaactttacatttactttacacGACACACAAGTTTTTCCTTTTTGACAACCAATATTACTTACAGAGACAAGGCACTGCGATGGGAGCAAAATTTGCCCCATTCTATGCCAATTTGTACATGGGATGGtggaaatatatgtatatatatatatatatatatatatatatatatatatatatatatatatatatatatatatatatatatatatggcgtCCATGTTGGGCCGGCACTACTCGTAAGAAAAGTGTTGGTGCCTGGGGAAATGGCACTGCTGCATTTTATACAACTGGTTTCTGGATACTAGATCTCCCTAGCTGTATTTACATAACACCACTATCCAGTGCCTCCAgcagtaatgatgggcgaatttattccccaggttcgaatttgcggcgaattcctgcgatttcGTGAAACCgacgcgaaaattcgctggtgtcaaaaaacggacgtcggcgtcaaaaacgcagtttcgcaaatttcgagggaaattcgcaaatttttcagcgaaacgccccaaattcgcccatcactatccttcAGCATTAGTAATCTGCCATTCATTGTTCCTTACCTTCCGCCTACTATGCCAGGGACAGGATTTTGTCTCCTGCCACCATTGCTGGATGGATGCTGGGGTACTCTGCCAGTGCTATAGTCAGGGTGTTTGCTTCTAGGATTGCCAGGAGTCTTCTTGGATGCTGGAAATCAAGGTAAATAATATCACAGCTCAGGGGGCAATTTAACAAGGAGACACTgcactaaatatataaatacccatTTCATAggcaaataaatattgcattgcaGTATTAGAGGGAAGGTGAAGTTCACTTTGAATTGAACTTTTTAGGTAATGCAGACAATGGCATTCTATGGTTTTGTTCCTCAGCTCTCCATTTTGGTATTTCATTTTGCTGTGGATTTATTAGGGTCTACGATCTTAgcaaccaatttaaaaaaatggaagatGAAGGAAAGAGGGCACGAATAGAAAGCATAGCAATTACAATTTAACAAAAATCCTCCAAATCAAGCAATTGTATAATTGTCAAGGTCTCATGTTAGACAGTAGTCATGCAATACCCTGGTACCCCAGTCCCTAATTCCATTGGTTACCCCTCTGCCAACCATGAGTTCTGCTGATCTATTAGCAGAGGCGCACCTTCTTTGATTCTCATGAGATCCATTTGGATGCGTTTCTGCTCCTTTATCATGTTGTTGACATGGTACAGTTGGGCTTCTTCGATTTCATGAATACCATTGGTAAGCCTGGCTTCTGCCCGTTTAGCACCCCGCCTATCCACCTCCCACTGCTTGTCTGCATTAATAGCAAGACGTTTTGAGCGTTGCATTGCTTCACGTGGCTACAAGGAAAAGAGCACATAGTGAGGTTATTTACAATATGTAACATACATAACAATACAACAAGCAgttacaggtatggtacctattatccagaatgtttgagacctggggttttaaggataagggatctttctgtaatttggatcttcatatcttaagtctactagaaaatcatttaaacattaaataaacccaataagctggttatgcttccaattaggattaagtgtatcttagttaggatcaagtacaagttactgttttattattacagagaaaaaggaaatcatttttaaaatgttggattatttagataaaatggagcctatgggagacgatCTTCCtgaaatttggaaatttctggataatgaatctcatacctgtattaaaatgggAAGAACACATTAGTGGCTAAAactggcaggggtccccaacctttttaactcgagagcaacattcagatataaaaagatatggggagcaacacaagcatgaaaaatgttactgggtggtgtcaataagggttgtgattggctattggtagcccctttgtggattggaagtctacaggagtctctatttggcaggatacctggtttttatgcaaccaaaacttgcctccaagcctgaaattcaaaaataagctcctgctttgaggccactgagagcaacatccaaggggttggtgagcaacttgttgctcacgagcttctggttggggatcactgcactaggaaCTTCAGGAACTTCAACCATGTCCCTGTGATAGGGAAGTGAGATGGGAGGCCCTCCAGCTCTAATAAATAGCAGCTTAGTACATTGATAAGAAGGGACCTGACACATGGTTGGTGAATATACGGTAACAGATCGTGTAGTACATCTGTGCCCCATGGATTCCTTCTACATGATGATTTGGCTGCCTGAAGTCTTTTTCAACAAGTCTGGCGGCAGGCTGGGGCTGAATGGTCATGGACAAGACAAATGCAGATCTGAAGGGATCCAGGATAGTGTCTCTCTAACTTGATCTATTACTTTTTGAGATGTTGCTGAATTAGTGACTGTATTCAGATGCACATGCCATTAATACCgtatatgtgtattttttcctGCCCACAATTACAAATATGGCTCTGCCAACTGGGTGTGTGGAATTTAAGCAGATTGACCTGTGACCCAAgccagtaaaatccacatttgtgGTCACGGAATATTATTGATATGCTTATTCTAACAGTCTTTAAACATCTGGATCTAACACTCTCTAACACTGGCTCTTACAGAGGGCAACATCCTCCTCTTAGTTAACCCCCCTGCATAGTGCTCTTCTCCTTATCCATAAGACTGAAACACAGTCAGGTGAGTCAGCAATTAGAGACAGGGAGGGACTTGGTTAAACAGAGATACAGACTATTTGAGTCCAAGAACCTTTAAGTTCCTAACAAAGTTACAGTTACATATGAAAACATTATCATAATAGCCACCCTACTATAGGTTCAGAGCATTAAATCAGCATTCACCCCAATCCCACCCTTGGGTTAGGCTCCCCTATCTAGAATATTTCAACTCTATCAAAGAGACGTATATATCACACAGATAAGCtttattcactaaaaaaaaagaatgctttTCATGTCATACaagtgtgtgtgtacacagtactgtggtgtttatacaaatggcctgtagatgtcactgtgcccagacttataatgtgcatacttcatacagcttaaaagtgaaagttactgttgtgtaatgcctgcatgactctgctaataaagcactgttatactcatccttggctacccaaaacataagaAGTACCAGTGCAGTATATCACATATTCACTTTTCGGTTTCCTTGACTATTAACATTTTAATGGAAGTATTATCTCTACTATACAAATGCCTGAACCCGTCCAGTAATTATTGGATATTGTATTGAATTGATGTATGTCAAAGCTCTAAggcagctacaggtatgggatcctttatccaaaaacctgctaaccatagactctattttatcaaaataatccacattttttaataatatttcctttttctctaataataaaccaatttcttatacttgatccaaacgaaacaaataatccttattggaagcaaaaccagcctattgggtttatttgatgtttaaatgattttctagtagacaagattcaaattaccgaaagataccttatccaaaataccccaggttctgagcattctggataacaggtccctaactTGCCACACTTCTGAGAATATGGTATTTGCATTTTGTGGAAGAAATGTTTTTCAGTGGATACTACAGTATAcacaataaagaccaatttctAGCAATCTAGATGTAGCAGCTACTGATCTCCAAGTGTCATATATGGTTTTGATGGATAATATGATCCTCGTCGGAgcgtttttctcttttttgtataACTTCATAAACATGAGTTGCCATGTTGCTTGCCTTGCTTAGGTTCCTAAAGACACTAATCTGTCAGTACTGCAGCAGATATTCAAGCAGTAGTTCCATTTCAAACATATAAAATGCCCATTTAGACACTTAGTGGGAATGTTGCCCCATGATAATGCAGTTCATATTATCAGTACACAGCCACCTTGCTTAAATCTCATTGTAGTTGTATTTCTTCATTTAACTCATTGATCACACTGTCAAAGGGAAACAAACAGGTTTGCCAGCTGCTAAATGTTATCTGCTGAAAtggttattttgtgtttttccccataTTTATCAATTTGCTTATGGCTGACATTGGTGACATTGTATGTGCCCAGAATATTCGctccagttttgtttttttgcaaatggaTAATTACAGTGTACTTAATCTTTAGTAATGCTGAGATGACATTTAGCAGTTAGAATGTGTTATCTACTTACTATTCTATAAGGACAAGAGAACTGGTGCTGTAAAAAATACACATAGCAATTCCACCTTCACTCAGCAGGTGGGGCTTTATATGTGTCTCACTTGTTTCACACAGTATATAGTATGATCTAGGGAAGGTGTTGTTAAAATTTACAATGTTAGTTACTAcagtcaataaataataaaataaattgtggaCAAATAAATTGTTAATCAACTGTGTACtttacctttttattattatttatatactgtttcACTGGAGTAGATGTACATTGTTACAGTTGCTTTATACAATAGGACTTATTTATTAAGTGTAGATTGTGGTTCAAAGTTCAAATAATGGGCACAAACTGTCATATTTCTTGCACTTTAGCACCCTGCTCCAAAATGAGCACCTCAGAAACAGACCTTTGTGCTCAAGAATGTGTAAAGACCTGCACCTCTCCAATGATTCACACATTTAGAAGTTCTGTATTTGTGAGGGGTGGGCTGCAGATTGCACATGGCTGCCCCTATCCCACCCCCTAAGTTTTGCCTCATTTATGTGCACAAGTAAGGGAACACCAGCAGGCGCAAGGTGCAACAGAGCCAATGGGACTGCCTCTTTAATCTAATACATGTGCAGACTGCAGGAGTGCCCTAAATGCAAGTGCTGTGTAATCGATAGAAATATTTTCCTCTTGCATCCATCGATGTAGTAAATtcgtttattttttatggtttggggttatttacatattttgttgTGTAGCTACCAGCTGTGGAATTTtaacagttatctggttgctaaggtttaattaccctagcaaccagggagcaGTTAAGCAGTCAGAAAAGAAGAAACATagtagagggtctgaacagaTCCACAAGCAATAAAAGGTACAGCCAATATGCTGCCTGGGTCATCCAGAATAGTCAGTTTCAGGTAAGAAAGAGGTAGAAGAGCAAAGCCTATCATTCAAAATCCATAAAATAAAAGGACCAACTAGCCAGTTATAATAGATTCATCTGCAGCATGCCGAACATTTAATGAAAGGTGAATAAATCTGAACACAATTCTTtcatgtacaggcatggg encodes the following:
- the LOC108714500 gene encoding coiled-coil domain-containing protein 190, with the translated sequence MQRSKRLAINADKQWEVDRRGAKRAEARLTNGIHEIEEAQLYHVNNMIKEQKRIQMDLMRIKEASKKTPGNPRSKHPDYSTGRVPQHPSSNGGRRQNPVPGIVGGSTVKKPEPMTAGPVMASGSSMTLQNRINDFMDGVNSRGAKMGSSSIPRPESESSSTEDNMSAVNNIKRLSISENPTAMEEFVSNNEEQGSSYGIHTEANESTVGTVHKSSGVVPQRLGHTNTQSVGQRRGSLFKENLVFDKEVYAPDGSLRTIHTMPDLNKSLEEARNARYIRYRHRPDFEQELSVQDIFQKDQGGNPHVNSSKGNAGNVRKK